The Candidatus Mycolicibacterium alkanivorans genome contains a region encoding:
- a CDS encoding ABC-F family ATP-binding cassette domain-containing protein, which translates to MAHLLGAEALHLEYPTQVVLDSVTVGVNEGARIGIVGRNGDGKSSLMGMLTGRITPNSGRVTRRGGVRVTALDQADTLEPGSTVGSSLVGDQPEHEWAGDPRVRDVVAGLLSDIDWQTPVSSLSGGQRRRVQLATLLIGDWDVIALDEPTNHLDIEGITWLAEHLKNRWPGSAGGLLVVTHDRWFLDEVANTTWEVHDGVVEPFEGGYAAYVLQRVERDRIAAATEAKRQNLMRKELAWLRRGAPARTSKPRFRIDAANQLIADVPPLRNTVELAKLATARLGKDVIDLLDASVSFDGRTVLRDVEWRIAPGERTGIVGANGAGKSTLLGLIAGTLSPDSGRVKRGKTVRLAVLDQQSSQLTEIAGDLVREVLGRLKAGYVVDGRELTPAQLLERLGFRRDQLSSRVGELSGGQRRRLQLMLTLLEEPNVLVLDEPTNDVDIDMLSATEDLLDSWPGTLIVVSHDRYLLERITDQQYAIIDGHLRHLPGGVDEYLRIAARRRAQAGTGRPAEESGTPVALSGAELRNVEKEIAALDRALAKLAERVNATHVELAEHDQSDHVGITRLTQQLRGLESDVADKESRWLELSELIE; encoded by the coding sequence GTGGCACACCTACTGGGGGCCGAAGCCCTCCACCTCGAGTATCCGACCCAGGTGGTGCTCGACTCCGTGACGGTCGGCGTCAACGAGGGCGCCCGCATCGGCATCGTCGGACGCAACGGCGACGGAAAATCCAGTCTGATGGGCATGCTCACCGGCCGGATCACCCCGAATTCCGGCCGGGTGACGCGCCGCGGCGGCGTGCGGGTGACCGCTCTGGATCAGGCCGACACCCTCGAGCCGGGCAGTACCGTTGGCAGTTCGCTGGTCGGCGACCAGCCTGAGCATGAATGGGCCGGCGATCCCCGGGTGCGTGACGTCGTCGCCGGGCTGCTCTCCGACATCGACTGGCAGACCCCGGTCTCCTCGCTGTCCGGCGGGCAGCGACGCCGGGTGCAGCTGGCCACCCTGCTCATCGGCGACTGGGACGTCATCGCCCTCGACGAACCCACCAACCACCTCGACATCGAGGGCATCACCTGGCTGGCCGAACACCTCAAGAACCGGTGGCCCGGCAGCGCCGGCGGGCTGTTGGTGGTGACCCACGACCGCTGGTTCCTCGACGAGGTCGCCAACACGACGTGGGAGGTGCACGACGGGGTCGTCGAGCCGTTCGAGGGCGGCTACGCGGCCTACGTGCTGCAGCGCGTCGAGCGCGACCGGATCGCGGCGGCCACCGAAGCCAAGCGGCAGAACCTGATGCGCAAGGAGCTGGCCTGGCTGCGCCGCGGTGCACCCGCGCGGACGTCCAAGCCCAGGTTCCGAATCGACGCGGCCAACCAGCTGATCGCCGACGTGCCGCCGCTGCGCAACACCGTCGAGTTGGCCAAGCTGGCGACCGCGCGTCTGGGCAAGGACGTCATCGACCTGCTCGACGCATCGGTGTCCTTCGACGGCAGGACGGTGTTGCGCGACGTCGAGTGGCGCATCGCTCCCGGCGAACGCACCGGAATCGTCGGGGCCAACGGCGCCGGGAAGTCCACGCTGCTGGGCTTGATCGCCGGGACGCTGAGCCCGGACAGCGGCCGGGTCAAGCGCGGCAAGACCGTCCGCCTGGCGGTGCTCGACCAGCAGTCCAGCCAGCTGACGGAGATCGCCGGTGACCTGGTGCGGGAGGTTCTGGGCCGGCTCAAAGCAGGGTACGTGGTCGACGGGCGCGAGCTGACGCCGGCACAACTGTTGGAGCGCTTGGGTTTTCGCCGCGATCAGCTCTCCTCCCGGGTGGGCGAGCTCTCCGGCGGACAGCGACGGCGTCTGCAGCTGATGCTCACCCTGCTCGAAGAACCCAACGTCCTGGTGCTCGACGAGCCGACCAACGACGTCGACATCGACATGCTCTCGGCCACTGAGGATCTGCTCGACTCGTGGCCCGGCACCCTCATCGTCGTCTCCCACGACCGGTACCTGCTCGAACGCATCACCGACCAGCAGTACGCGATCATCGACGGCCATCTTCGCCACCTCCCCGGTGGCGTCGACGAGTACCTGCGCATCGCCGCGCGGCGACGGGCCCAGGCGGGCACCGGCCGGCCTGCGGAGGAGTCCGGCACGCCGGTGGCACTGTCAGGGGCTGAGTTGCGCAACGTCGAGAAGGAGATCGCCGCACTGGACCGGGCCTTGGCCAAGTTGGCCGAACGAGTCAACGCCACACACGTCGAACTGGCCGAGCACGACCAATCCGACCACGTCGGGATCACCCGTCTGACTCAGCAATTACGCGGGCTCGAAAGCGACGTGGCAGACAAGGAAAGCCGGTGGCTGGAGCTCTCCGAGCTCATCGAGTAG
- the argH gene encoding argininosuccinate lyase — protein sequence MTTNEGSLWGGRFADGPAPALAALSKSTHFDWVLAPYDVAASKAHAKVLHRAGLLTDEQRDGLLAGLDSLGADVADGSFTPLVTDEDVHGALERGLIDRVGADLGGRLRAGRSRNDQVATLFRMWLRDAMGRVATGALEVVSALATQAAAHPTAVMPGKTHLQAAQPVLLAHHLLAHAHPLLRDVDRIVDFDRRTAVSPYGSGALAGSSLGLDPDAIAEELGFAAAADNSIDATAARDFAAEAAFVLAMIAVDLSRLAEDIIIWSTTEFGYVTLHDSWSTGSSIMPQKKNPDIAELARGKSGRLIGNLTGLLATLKAQPLAYNRDLQEDKEPVFDSVAQLELVLPAMAGLVATLRFDTERMAALAPAGYTLATDVAEWLVRRGVPFRIAHEAAGAAVRTAESRGVGLNELTDDELAQISEALTPEVRDVLTVEGSVSSRDARGGTAPIQVAKQLAVVRDSADRLRIATR from the coding sequence ATGACTACCAACGAGGGCTCGCTGTGGGGTGGGCGCTTCGCCGACGGGCCGGCGCCCGCGCTGGCGGCCCTGAGTAAGTCCACCCACTTCGACTGGGTGCTGGCGCCCTATGACGTCGCCGCTTCCAAGGCCCACGCGAAGGTCCTGCACCGGGCCGGGTTGCTCACCGACGAACAGCGCGACGGTCTGCTGGCCGGGCTGGACAGCCTGGGCGCCGACGTCGCCGACGGTAGCTTCACCCCGCTGGTCACCGACGAGGACGTGCACGGCGCGCTGGAGCGCGGCCTCATCGATCGCGTCGGCGCCGATCTGGGGGGCCGGCTGCGGGCCGGGCGGTCCCGCAACGACCAGGTGGCCACGCTGTTCCGGATGTGGTTGCGCGACGCGATGGGTCGCGTCGCGACCGGCGCACTGGAGGTGGTCTCGGCGCTGGCGACCCAGGCGGCTGCCCACCCGACGGCGGTCATGCCGGGCAAGACTCATCTGCAGGCCGCGCAGCCGGTGCTGCTGGCCCACCACCTGCTGGCTCACGCACACCCGTTGTTGCGCGATGTGGATCGCATCGTCGACTTCGACCGGCGTACCGCGGTATCGCCCTACGGTTCGGGTGCGCTGGCCGGCTCGTCGCTCGGCCTGGATCCAGACGCGATCGCCGAGGAGCTGGGATTCGCTGCGGCAGCGGACAATTCGATCGACGCGACCGCCGCGCGGGACTTCGCCGCCGAGGCGGCGTTCGTGCTTGCCATGATCGCCGTCGACCTGTCCCGGCTCGCCGAGGACATCATCATCTGGAGCACTACCGAATTCGGCTACGTGACCTTGCACGACTCGTGGTCCACGGGCAGCTCGATCATGCCGCAGAAGAAGAACCCCGACATCGCCGAGCTGGCCCGCGGCAAGTCGGGCCGGCTGATCGGCAACCTGACCGGTCTGCTGGCGACGCTGAAGGCTCAACCGCTGGCCTACAACCGCGATCTTCAGGAGGACAAGGAGCCGGTGTTCGATTCCGTCGCCCAGCTGGAGCTCGTGCTGCCGGCGATGGCCGGCCTGGTCGCCACTTTGCGGTTCGACACCGAGCGGATGGCCGCGCTGGCGCCGGCCGGCTACACGCTGGCCACCGACGTCGCCGAATGGCTGGTACGCCGCGGGGTTCCGTTCCGGATCGCACACGAGGCCGCGGGCGCGGCGGTCCGCACGGCCGAGAGCCGCGGAGTCGGCCTCAACGAGCTGACCGACGACGAACTGGCGCAGATCAGCGAGGCCCTGACCCCCGAGGTGCGCGACGTGCTGACCGTGGAGGGCTCGGTGTCCTCGCGCGACGCCCGCGGCGGTACCGCACCCATTCAGGTCGCCAAGCAGCTCGCTGTGGTGCGCGACAGCGCTGACCGGTTGCGAATCGCTACTCGATGA
- the argC gene encoding N-acetyl-gamma-glutamyl-phosphate reductase, with amino-acid sequence MQNRGMTSVAIAGASGYAGGEILRLLLGHPACADGRLTIGALTAAASAGTQLFEHHPHLLPLADRVLEPTDLDVLAGHDVVFLALPHGNSAALAEQLGEETLVVDCGADFRLTDPADWERFYGSAHAGTWPYGLPELPGGRDRLRGTNRVAVPGCYPTAALLALLPAVAEDLVEPAVTVVAVSGTSGAGRAATGDLLGSEVIGSARAYNIAGAHRHTPEIAQGLRAVTDRPVTVSFTPVLIPTSRGILATCTARTTATLSKIRAAYEKAYGSELFIHLLPEGQLPRTGSVIGSNAAQLAVAVDADAGVLVAVCAIDNLVKGTAGAAVQSMNLALGWPETEGLSTVGVAP; translated from the coding sequence ATGCAGAATCGCGGGATGACTTCGGTCGCTATTGCCGGTGCCAGCGGATATGCCGGCGGTGAGATCCTGCGTCTGCTGCTCGGCCATCCCGCATGTGCCGACGGCAGGCTGACCATCGGTGCGCTCACCGCCGCGGCCAGCGCCGGCACCCAGCTCTTCGAGCATCACCCGCACCTGCTGCCGCTGGCCGACCGGGTACTGGAGCCCACCGACCTCGACGTCCTCGCCGGGCACGACGTGGTGTTCCTGGCGTTGCCGCACGGCAACTCGGCCGCCCTGGCCGAGCAGCTCGGCGAGGAGACGCTGGTCGTCGACTGCGGCGCCGACTTCCGGCTCACCGACCCCGCCGACTGGGAGCGGTTCTACGGCTCGGCACACGCCGGCACCTGGCCCTACGGGCTGCCCGAACTGCCCGGCGGCCGGGACCGGCTACGGGGCACCAACCGGGTCGCGGTTCCCGGCTGCTATCCCACCGCCGCGCTGCTCGCGCTGCTGCCCGCGGTGGCCGAGGACCTCGTCGAGCCGGCGGTCACCGTCGTGGCCGTCAGCGGCACGTCGGGAGCCGGCCGGGCCGCCACGGGCGACCTGCTGGGTTCGGAGGTCATCGGTTCGGCCCGGGCCTACAACATCGCCGGTGCGCACCGGCACACCCCCGAGATCGCCCAGGGGCTCCGTGCGGTCACCGACCGGCCCGTGACGGTGTCGTTCACCCCGGTGCTCATCCCTACCTCGCGCGGGATCCTGGCCACCTGCACGGCGCGGACCACCGCAACGCTGTCGAAGATCCGCGCCGCCTACGAAAAGGCTTATGGCTCAGAGCTGTTCATCCACCTGCTTCCGGAGGGCCAGCTGCCCCGCACCGGCTCGGTGATCGGCAGCAACGCCGCGCAACTGGCCGTGGCCGTCGACGCCGACGCCGGAGTGCTGGTCGCGGTGTGCGCCATCGACAACCTGGTGAAGGGGACTGCGGGTGCCGCGGTGCAGTCGATGAACCTCGCCTTGGGCTGGCCGGAGACCGAAGGACTGTCGACCGTGGGAGTGGCGCCGTGA
- the argJ gene encoding bifunctional glutamate N-acetyltransferase/amino-acid acetyltransferase ArgJ, whose translation MTLASTKLLRTQGVTAPAGFRATGIAAGIKKPAALDLALVLNEGPDYAAAGVFTRNQVKAAPVLWSQQVLTTGRLRAVLLNSGGANACTGSQGFQDTHATAEAVASALSDWGTETGPIEVAVCSTGLIGDRLPMDRVLAGVTEIVRELGGGLTGGEEAARAIMTTDTVAKQVALHHSPDSGQNWTVGGMAKGAGMLAPSLATMLVVLTTDAVAAAAALDTALRRAAAKTFDRLDVDGSCSTNDTVLLLASGASEIAPTQEELDEAVLRVCDDLCAQLQADAEGATKRIAVTVTGAPSEDDAVVAARVIARDSLVKTALFGSDPNWGRVLAAVGMVPFPIEHQRIDVSFNGFPVCIDGAGAAGARDVDLSGRDVDVTVDLKLGEARATIRTTDLSHAYVEVNSAYSS comes from the coding sequence GTGACGCTCGCGAGTACCAAACTGCTGCGCACCCAGGGCGTCACCGCGCCGGCGGGATTCCGGGCCACCGGAATCGCCGCGGGTATCAAGAAGCCTGCGGCGCTGGACCTCGCCCTGGTGCTCAACGAAGGACCCGACTACGCGGCCGCCGGGGTGTTCACCCGCAACCAGGTGAAGGCGGCGCCGGTGCTGTGGAGCCAGCAAGTGCTGACCACCGGCCGGCTGCGGGCGGTTCTGCTGAATTCCGGCGGCGCCAATGCCTGTACCGGGTCGCAGGGCTTCCAGGACACTCACGCCACGGCGGAGGCCGTCGCCTCCGCTTTGTCCGACTGGGGCACCGAGACGGGACCGATCGAGGTCGCGGTCTGCTCCACCGGATTGATCGGCGACCGGCTGCCGATGGACAGGGTGCTGGCCGGCGTTACCGAAATCGTCCGCGAGCTCGGCGGTGGACTCACCGGAGGAGAGGAAGCCGCCCGGGCCATCATGACCACCGACACCGTGGCCAAACAGGTTGCGCTGCACCATTCGCCCGACTCCGGGCAGAACTGGACTGTCGGCGGTATGGCCAAGGGCGCCGGGATGCTGGCCCCGTCGCTGGCCACCATGCTGGTGGTGTTGACCACCGACGCCGTGGCCGCCGCCGCCGCGCTGGACACCGCCCTGCGCCGGGCCGCGGCCAAGACCTTCGACCGCCTCGATGTCGACGGCAGCTGCTCGACCAACGACACCGTGCTGCTGTTGGCCTCCGGCGCCAGCGAAATCGCCCCGACCCAGGAGGAACTCGACGAGGCCGTGCTACGGGTCTGTGACGATCTGTGCGCACAACTGCAGGCCGACGCCGAGGGGGCGACCAAGCGCATCGCCGTGACCGTCACCGGTGCCCCCAGTGAGGACGACGCTGTCGTCGCAGCGCGGGTGATCGCCCGCGACAGCCTGGTCAAGACCGCCCTGTTCGGTTCCGACCCGAACTGGGGCCGGGTGCTGGCTGCCGTCGGCATGGTCCCGTTCCCTATTGAGCACCAGCGGATCGACGTGTCGTTCAACGGTTTCCCGGTGTGCATCGACGGGGCTGGTGCTGCCGGGGCACGCGATGTCGACCTGTCGGGCCGGGACGTCGACGTCACCGTCGACCTCAAGCTCGGTGAGGCACGGGCCACCATCCGGACCACCGACCTGTCGCACGCCTACGTCGAAGTGAACTCGGCCTACAGCTCATGA
- a CDS encoding argininosuccinate synthase gives MSERVILAYSGGLDTSVAISWIGKETGREVVAVAIDLGQGGEDMEVVRQRALDCGAVEAVVVDARDEFADDYCLPAIQSNALYMDRYPLVSALSRPLIVKHLVAAAREYGGGMVAHGCTGKGNDQVRFEVGFASLAPDLEVLAPVRDYAWTREKAIAFAEENAIPINVSKRSPFSIDQNVWGRAVETGFLEHLWNAPTKDVYDYTEDPTLNWNTPDEVIVGFERGVPVSIDGNPVTVLDAIVELNRRAGAQGVGRLDVVEDRLVGIKSREIYEAPGAMVLITAHTELEHITLERELGRFKRLTDQRWGELVYDGLWFSPLKSALEAFVAKTQEKVTGEIRLVLHGGHIAVNGRRSPESLYDFNLATYDEGDTFDQSAAKGFVHLHGLSSKIAARRDLSL, from the coding sequence ATGTCCGAGCGCGTCATCTTGGCGTATTCCGGCGGTCTGGACACCTCGGTGGCCATCAGCTGGATCGGCAAGGAGACCGGCCGTGAGGTCGTGGCCGTGGCCATCGATCTCGGTCAGGGCGGCGAGGACATGGAGGTGGTCCGCCAGCGTGCCCTGGACTGCGGTGCCGTCGAGGCGGTCGTGGTCGACGCTCGCGACGAGTTCGCCGACGACTACTGCCTGCCGGCCATCCAGTCCAACGCGCTCTACATGGACCGCTACCCGCTGGTGTCGGCGCTCAGTCGCCCACTGATCGTCAAACACCTGGTGGCCGCCGCCCGCGAGTACGGCGGCGGCATGGTCGCCCACGGCTGCACTGGTAAAGGCAACGACCAGGTTCGCTTCGAGGTCGGATTCGCCTCGCTGGCACCGGATCTGGAGGTACTCGCCCCGGTCCGCGACTACGCCTGGACTCGCGAGAAGGCCATCGCCTTCGCCGAGGAGAACGCGATCCCGATCAACGTCAGCAAGCGCTCACCGTTCTCCATCGATCAGAACGTGTGGGGGCGTGCGGTGGAAACCGGCTTCCTGGAACACCTTTGGAACGCCCCGACCAAGGATGTCTACGACTACACCGAAGACCCCACGCTCAACTGGAACACTCCTGACGAGGTCATCGTCGGTTTCGAGCGCGGCGTACCGGTGTCCATCGACGGCAATCCGGTCACGGTGCTGGATGCCATCGTCGAACTCAACCGGCGGGCCGGCGCGCAGGGTGTGGGGCGGCTGGACGTGGTCGAGGACCGCCTGGTCGGCATCAAGAGTCGGGAGATCTACGAAGCCCCGGGTGCGATGGTGTTGATCACCGCGCACACCGAGCTCGAACACATCACCCTGGAACGCGAACTCGGCCGGTTCAAGCGGCTCACCGACCAGCGCTGGGGTGAGCTGGTGTACGACGGGTTGTGGTTCTCCCCGCTGAAGAGTGCGCTGGAGGCGTTCGTCGCCAAGACTCAGGAGAAGGTGACCGGCGAGATCCGGCTGGTGCTGCACGGCGGTCACATCGCCGTCAACGGCCGGCGCAGCCCGGAGTCGCTCTATGACTTCAACCTGGCGACCTACGACGAGGGTGACACCTTCGACCAGTCGGCAGCCAAGGGCTTCGTGCACCTGCACGGGCTGTCGTCGAAGATCGCCGCGCGCCGGGACCTCAGTTTGTGA
- the argB gene encoding acetylglutamate kinase: protein MTVTTNTKAAVLAEALPWLKALHGKIVVVKYGGNAMTDDVLKAAFAADMVFLRNVGIHPVVVHGGGPQITAMLKKLGIAGDFKGGFRVTTPEVLDVARMVLFGQVGRELVNLINTHGPYAVGLTGEDAALFTAVRRSVNVDGVATDIGLVGDVEQVNTAAVLDLIAAGRIPVVSTIAPDADGVVHNINADTAAAALAEGLGAEKLLMLTDVEGLYTRWPDRDSLVSEVDIATLTQLLPSLEAGMVPKIEACLRAVEGGVPSAHVIDGRVEHCVLVELFTDEGTGTKVTS from the coding sequence ATGACTGTCACCACCAACACCAAGGCGGCCGTATTGGCCGAAGCCCTGCCGTGGCTCAAGGCGCTGCACGGCAAGATCGTGGTGGTCAAGTACGGCGGCAACGCGATGACCGATGATGTGCTCAAGGCGGCGTTCGCTGCCGACATGGTGTTCCTGCGCAATGTGGGAATCCATCCGGTGGTGGTACACGGCGGCGGCCCGCAGATCACCGCCATGCTCAAGAAGCTCGGCATCGCAGGCGATTTCAAGGGCGGCTTCCGGGTCACCACACCCGAGGTGCTCGACGTCGCGCGGATGGTGCTCTTCGGCCAGGTCGGCCGCGAGCTGGTGAACCTGATCAACACGCACGGCCCCTACGCGGTCGGACTCACCGGCGAGGACGCCGCGCTGTTCACCGCGGTGCGGCGCAGCGTCAACGTCGACGGCGTGGCCACCGATATCGGCCTGGTCGGCGACGTCGAGCAGGTCAATACCGCAGCGGTGCTGGATCTCATTGCGGCAGGCCGCATTCCGGTGGTCTCCACCATCGCCCCGGACGCCGACGGGGTAGTGCACAACATCAACGCCGACACCGCGGCCGCGGCGCTCGCCGAAGGCCTCGGCGCGGAGAAGCTGCTGATGCTCACCGACGTCGAAGGCCTCTACACCCGCTGGCCCGACCGCGACTCGCTGGTCAGCGAGGTCGACATCGCCACCCTGACACAGCTGCTGCCGAGCCTGGAAGCGGGCATGGTGCCCAAGATCGAGGCGTGCCTGCGGGCAGTGGAGGGCGGCGTTCCCAGCGCGCATGTGATCGACGGCCGGGTGGAGCACTGCGTGCTGGTCGAACTGTTCACCGACGAAGGGACCGGGACGAAGGTGACTTCATGA
- a CDS encoding acetylornithine transaminase — MTNTEAMQQRWQSVMMNNYGTPPVALATGDGAVVTDVDGKTYIDLLAGIAVNVLGHRHPAVIEAVTTQLDTLGHTSNLYATEPGIALAEALVDHLGAEVPTRVFFCNSGAEANEVAFKLTRLTGRTKIVAAENAFHGRTMGALALTGQPAKQAPFEPLPGYVTHVPYGDGDALAAAVGDDTAAVFLEPIMGEGGVVVPPAGYLVAAREITSRHGALLVLDEVQTGVGRTGAFFAHQHDGITPDVVTLAKGLGGGLPIGACLGIGPAADLMTPGLHGSTFGGNPVCTAAALAVLRVLAAGDLVKRAEVLGKTLSHGIESLNHPLVDHVRGRGLLRGVVLTAPQGKIIETAAREAGFLVNAAAPDVIRLAPPLVITEGQIDSFLAALPDILEKAAV; from the coding sequence ATGACCAATACCGAGGCCATGCAGCAGCGCTGGCAGTCGGTGATGATGAACAACTACGGCACGCCGCCGGTGGCGCTGGCCACCGGCGACGGCGCGGTGGTCACCGACGTCGACGGCAAGACCTACATCGACCTGCTCGCCGGAATCGCCGTCAACGTGCTCGGCCACCGTCATCCGGCGGTCATCGAGGCCGTCACCACCCAGCTCGACACCCTGGGCCACACCTCCAACCTGTACGCCACCGAACCGGGAATCGCCCTGGCCGAAGCGCTGGTCGACCACCTCGGCGCCGAGGTGCCCACCCGGGTCTTCTTCTGCAATTCGGGTGCCGAGGCCAACGAGGTCGCATTCAAGCTGACCCGGCTGACCGGGCGGACCAAGATCGTCGCCGCCGAGAACGCGTTCCACGGCCGCACCATGGGGGCACTGGCGCTGACCGGTCAGCCCGCCAAGCAGGCGCCCTTCGAGCCGCTGCCCGGATACGTCACGCACGTGCCCTACGGTGACGGCGATGCGCTTGCCGCCGCCGTGGGTGACGACACCGCCGCGGTGTTCCTCGAGCCGATCATGGGCGAGGGCGGCGTCGTCGTTCCCCCGGCCGGCTATCTGGTCGCCGCGCGTGAGATCACCAGTCGCCACGGCGCACTGCTCGTTCTCGACGAGGTGCAGACCGGGGTCGGGCGTACGGGCGCCTTCTTCGCCCACCAGCATGACGGCATCACACCCGATGTCGTCACGCTGGCCAAGGGTCTCGGTGGCGGGCTGCCGATCGGGGCATGCCTGGGGATCGGCCCAGCCGCCGATCTGATGACGCCGGGGTTGCACGGCAGCACCTTCGGCGGCAACCCGGTGTGCACGGCGGCGGCGCTGGCTGTGTTGCGAGTGCTGGCCGCCGGCGATCTGGTGAAACGAGCCGAGGTGCTCGGCAAGACGCTCAGCCACGGCATCGAGTCGCTGAATCACCCTCTGGTCGACCACGTCCGCGGACGCGGCCTGCTGCGCGGTGTGGTGCTGACCGCGCCGCAGGGCAAGATCATCGAGACCGCTGCCCGCGAGGCGGGATTCCTGGTCAACGCCGCCGCTCCGGATGTGATCCGGCTGGCGCCGCCGCTGGTGATCACCGAGGGTCAGATCGACAGCTTCCTGGCCGCACTGCCCGACATCCTCGAAAAGGCAGCAGTATGA
- a CDS encoding arginine repressor, producing the protein MTTEVSTNRAGRQARIVALLSSQSVHSQGELATLLAGEGIEVTQATLSRDLEELGAVKLRGADGGVGVYVVPEDGSPVRGVSGGTERMFRLLADLLVSTDASGNLTVLRTPPGAAHYLASAIDRAALPDVVGTIAGDDTILVVAREPMTGAELATMFDNIR; encoded by the coding sequence ATGACCACCGAAGTCAGCACCAACCGCGCCGGCAGGCAGGCCAGGATCGTGGCCCTTCTGTCGTCGCAGTCGGTGCACAGCCAGGGCGAGCTCGCCACGCTGCTGGCCGGCGAGGGTATCGAGGTCACCCAGGCGACGCTGTCACGCGATCTGGAGGAACTCGGGGCGGTCAAGCTGCGCGGCGCCGACGGCGGGGTCGGCGTCTACGTCGTCCCCGAGGACGGCAGCCCGGTGCGCGGGGTGTCCGGTGGTACCGAGCGCATGTTCCGGCTGCTCGCCGACCTGCTGGTGTCCACCGACGCCAGTGGCAACCTGACCGTGCTGCGTACCCCGCCGGGGGCGGCGCACTACCTGGCCAGCGCCATCGACCGGGCCGCGCTGCCCGACGTCGTCGGCACCATCGCCGGTGACGACACCATCCTTGTGGTGGCCCGCGAGCCGATGACCGGCGCGGAACTGGCCACCATGTTCGACAACATCCGATAG